From one Lotus japonicus ecotype B-129 chromosome 3, LjGifu_v1.2 genomic stretch:
- the LOC130746664 gene encoding ATP-dependent DNA helicase 2 subunit KU80 — translation MARNKEALLLLLDVGPTMHSVLPEIEKVTSLLVQKKLIYNKYDEVGIVLFGTEDTDNELTTEVGGYDHVVVLKNIKVVDGDIVEALQQLPRGTSNGDFLDAVIVGLDMLIKKFGETNKGKKRVCLITNAQCPIKYPFEGTKEEQVTAIAKQMTIHGMKMESIILRGKISQDGNKRTMDENDRLLNIFAEETSTRLLYVENPISLFGAIKTRTITPVTVFRGDLELSPKLRIKVMVYKKTAEEKFPTLKRYSDKAPLNDKYATHEVKVEYEYKSSEDPDKVIPPDQRIKGYRYGPQIVPISSTEWEAVKFKTEKGVKLLGFTDSSNVLRHQYMKDVYVFIAEPENTKAILAVSALARAMKEMNKVAILRCVWRQGQANVVIGVLTPNLSDGDNIPDSFYFNVLPFAEDVREFQFSSFTNFPASCQPNEQQLESAANLVKMLDLAPQGKEEVLRPDFTPNPVLERFYRFLEVKSKHPDAAVPPIDDTLKKITEPDADLVLQNQSVIDAFCRSFELKENPLKKRRLLQENISSSMDEEGKGNITAQPANLIESVKVENIGDVTPVQDFEAMISRRDSPEWVVKAIKDMKNKIFDLVEDSNDGDNYPKALECLVVLRKGCILEQEPKQFNDFLKHLCNFCREKNLDGFCEYLASKELTLISKTEAADSEVTDDEARSFLVKSET, via the exons ATGGCTCGTAACAAG GAAGCGTTGCTTTTGCTGCTTGATGTTGGCCCAACCATGCACTCCGTTCTTCCTGAAATTGAGAAAGTGACTTCCTTGCTTGTACAGAAGAAg CTGATCTATAACAAATATGATGAAGTGGGAATTGTCTTATTTGGAACAGAAG ACACTGACAATGAACTAACTACAGAAGTGGGTGGATATGACCATGTTGTggttttgaaaaatattaaagtgGTCGATGGAGATATTGTTGAGGCCTTGCAACAACTGCCTCGAGGAACCTCTAATGGTGATT TTCTTGATGCTGTCATTGTTGGCTTGGATATGTTAATAAAAAAGTTTGGAGAAACTAATAAAGGGAAGAAACGTGTGTGTCTTATTACAAATGCACAATGTCCAATAAAATATCCTTTTGAAGGAACAAAAGAAGAGCAAGTTACCGCCATTGCTAAGCAAATGACCATCCATGGTATGAAAATGGAAAGTATAATTCTCAGAGGAAAGATTAGTCAAGATGGAAACAAGAGAACAATGGATGAGAATGATcgtttattaaatatttttgctGAGGAAACATCAACGAGATTGTTGTATGTGGAGAATCCAATTTCTTTGTTTGGTGCTATTAAAACCCGGACTATAACTCCAGTTACAGTTTTCAGAGGGGATCTTGAACTCAGCCCAAAACTGAGGATTAAG GTAATGGTATACAAGAAAACAGCAGAAGAGAAATTTCCAACTCTGAAGAGATATTCTGATAAGGCTCCTCTAAATGATAAATATGCCACACATGAAGTCAAAGTTGAATATGAATACAAGAGTTCTGAAGATCCTGATAAAGTTATCCCTCCAGATCAAAGAATTAAAGGTTATCGTTATGGGCCTCAAATAGTTCCTATATCCTCTACTGAGTGGGAGGCTGTTAAGTTCAAAACAGAAAAGGGTGTAAAGCTTTTGGGATTTACTGATTCTTCGAATGTATTGAG ACACCAGTACATGAAAGATGTCTATGTTTTCATAGCTGAACCTGAAAATACCAAAGCCATACTTGCAGTTTCTGCACTAGCAAGGGCTATGAAGGAAATGAATAAGGTGGCGATTTTACGGTGTGTATGGAGGCAGGGACAAGCAAATGTTGTCATTGGGGTCTTGACACCCAATTTATCTGACGGAGATAATATT CCTGATTCATTTTATTTCAATGTACTTCCTTTTGCTGAGGATGTACGAGAGTTTCAATTCTCCTCTTTCACCAATTTTCCAGCATCGTGTCAGCCAAATGAACAACAGCTAGAGTCAGCAGCTAACTTGGTAAAAATGCTTGATCTTGCACCACAAGGGAAAGAGGAAGTTTTACGACCTGACTTTACTCCGAATCCAGTCCTGGAG CGCTTTTATCGTTTTCTGGAGGTGAAATCAAAGCATCCAGATGCTGCGGTACCTCCTATTGATGATACACTGAAGAAAATTACAGAGCCTGATGCAGACCTAGTTTTGCAAAATCAATCTGTGATAGACGCATTTTGTAGGTCTTTTGAGCTAAAGGAAAATCCCCTG AAGAAAAGGCGCTTATTGCAAGAAAATATATCTTCTTCAATGGATGAAGAGGGTAAAGGAAACATTACCGCTCAGCCTGCCAATCTTATTGAATCTGTTAAAGTCGAGAACATTGGGGATGTGACTCCAGTCCAAGATTTTGAAGCCATGATTTCACGCAGAGATAGTCCAGAATGGGTTGTGAaagcgatcaaggatatgaaaaataaaatatttgacCTTGTAGAGGACTCCAATGATGGTGATAACTATCCCAAAGCACTGGAGTGTTTAGTTGTGCTTCGCAAGGGTTGCATTCTTGAGCAG GAGCCAAAACAGTTCAATGATTTCCTAAAACATCTTTGCAATTTCTGTCGAGAGAAAAACCTTGATGGTTTCTGTGAATATCTTGCTTCTAAAGAACTCACCTTGATCTCCAAAACAGAAGCTGCAGACAG TGAAGTTACTGATGATGAAGCCAGAAGTTTCTTGGTTAAATCTGAAACATAA